The following nucleotide sequence is from Gordonia jinghuaiqii.
TCGCGAGTAGGTCGAGGCCGTCGGCCAGCCGGCGGGTGGTCGCGACCGAGGCGCCCAGCGAACTGGTCAGCGACGCATCGCCGGCGAGTCGCAGTCGCGCGGCGAAGTCCGTCGGATGGACTTCCTCGGGTCGGCGGTCGGGGTAGCGGAACACGCTGCTCATGGCGCGATGTCCGCATGCTCCCGCAGGCGTGCGAGCGCCCAGTGCGACCCGATGTGCCAGCACCACGCGTTCGCCGACCTCGACCCGCAACCCACCGGTCCACTCCCCGGCTCTGTCCTTGACGGCCATATCGGTCATCGTCGACGAGCGGCCTATCTGGATGTGCTCGTGCAGGGCGAGTGTCGCGTCCGGATGAATCCGCGCAACGATGTCGGAGGTGTGCACCGCTCCGCCCGCCACCACCGTGGGCTGGGGGTCCAGTCGCAGTCGTCCACCGTCGCCGACTTCGACGTCCCACCGCGCAGCGGAATCGGGTCGCCCGCGTGCGGGCAGCGCGATCATCGCGGCCACACTGCCCACGGTGAGCTCAGCCCCGGGTTCGACGCGGATCCGGACTGCGATCTCGTCTCCGCCGAGCGGGGTGGCCGCGGTGCCGATCAACTGCACGACACCGGGCGCGGTCACCCGCACCGCCAGTCCACCGGTCGCGCTGTGCCGGACGCCGCGATCGAGGGTCGCGACGATCTCGACCTCGGTGCGCACGGTCAGCCGGTGACGGCCGGGGCCGCCAATTGTGCTCGTACCCAGGCCAATACGTCGGTCGCCGCCGGATCATCGGTCAGCGAGATCATCGCGGTCGGACGGCCGTCGCGGACTCTCTCGGCGTCACGGCGCATCACATCGAGATCGGCGCTGACGCGCTCCGCGAGGTCGGTCTTGTTGATCACCAGCAGATCCGAGAAGGTGACACCCGGCCCGCCCTTGCGCGGCACCTTGTCGCCTCCTGCGACGTCGATGACGAAGATCTGCACGTCGATCAGACCGGTAGAGAAGGTGGCCGTGAGGTTGTCGCCACCGGACTCCACGAGAATCAGGTCGAGCGGCGGGTTGGCGTCGACCAGGTCGTCTATCGCGTCGAGATTCGCGGTGATGTCGTCGCGGATGGCGGTGTGCGGACAACCACCGGTCTGTACGGCGGTGATGCGCTCGTCGGGCAGAACGGCGTTGCGACGCAGGAAATCCGCATCCTCGGTGGTGTAGATGTCGTTGGTCAGCACCGCGACCGACAACTCGTTGCGCAGCTGACGACACAGCGCCGCGACGAGTGCGGTCTTGCCCGACCCGACCGGACCACCCACCCCGATACGAAGTGCCTCGCCGGGCTCGCGGCGGCGCCGAGGCCGGTTGTGATCGTGGGTGTGGGGCTGTCCGTCGATGAGATGCGGGGGCATCGGGGAACTCCTGTCGGTTGCGACGTCGCGGGGTGGCGCGACAAGGTCTGTGTGGGTCCGGGTGAGGTCTGAGGTGTGAGGTCTGCGTCAGGACATGAACAGTGGCATGGGTTGCCGCTCATGGCGTTCGGCGAAGATGTCGAGGATCGGGTCGGACAGATCGGCCAATCCCACCGCGGCTTCGGCGGCGACACGTTCACATTCGGTGCCGAGTTCGGCGATCATGATCGCCACGTCGGCCGGGTCGAGGGCGAGCAGTCGCTGTCCGGCCGTCGCCGAGCCACTCATCGTCGTGTACACGAGGACGAGTGCGGTGTGGAATCCCGACAACGACGACGCCGCCCCGATCGCTCCGCTGATCACCGGCAGATGCGTCGTGGGCCGGTGTGCGGACCAGTCGAGGTCGGCCCACATCCGGCGGGCCAGCCGCAGCATCCCCCTGCCCTGTGCCAGCGACGCCTTGCGGGCGGCCGCAGAGGGGGTTCGGGCGTCCATCTCATCCTGTGCCGGACCGACATCGAGCACTCCGTCGGCGACGGCCGCGGCCACCGACGCCGCGACCAGCCCGCTGGTGGTGACCCGGCGATAGAGGTAGCCGGCGAGATCGCCGGCGCTGCGGATGAAGCCGTCGGCAATCGCCTGTTCGACTCCGCCGGAGTGCACGTGCCCACCGACCGGGAGGCGTGAGTCGGCCAGCGACAGCATCATCGCCAGCGGTGCGTGGTTTCCTGCGGTTGACTCGGCCGGTCGCATCAGAACAGGAAGTACCGCTGCGCCATCGGCAGCTCGGCCACCGGGTCGGACTCCCACACCTCGCCGTCGACCTTCACCGTGAAGGTGTCGGGGTCGACCTCGATGGTCGGGCAGGCATCGTTGTTCACCATGTCCGCCTTCCCGACACCGCGGGTGTTCTTCACCGCGACCAACCTGCGGTCGACGCCGATGCGGCCGGCGAGGTCGTCGTCGGCGCCGGGGGCCACGAAGCTCACCGAGGTCGCGGCCGCGAGTTTGGGAGCCGACCCGAACATCGGACGCGGCAGAACGGGCTGCGGGGTCGGGATAGAGGCGTTCGCGTCGCCCATGGCCGCCCAGGCGATCGCCCCGCCCTTGATCACGAGGTCCGGCCGGACACCGAAGAACACCGGATCCCAGAGCACCAGGTCGGCGAGCTTGCCCACCTCGATCGAACCGATCTCGTCGTCGAAGCCGTGCGCGACGGCCGGGCAGATCGTGTACTTGGCGACGTAGCGCCTGGCGCGGTTGTTGTCGGCGCGCCCGTCTCCGGGCAACGAGCCGCGTTTGCGTTTCATCACATGCGCGGTCTGCCAGGTCCGTAGCACGACCTCACCGATGCGGCCCATCGCCTGCGAGTCCGAGCCGATCATCGAGATGGCGCCGAGATCGTGCAGCAGGTCCTCGGCGGCGATCGTCGACGGTCGGATCCGGCTCTCGGCGAACGCCAGATCCTCCGGCACGGTCGGGTTGAGATGGTGGCACACCATCAGCATGTCGAGGTGCTCGTCGAGTGTGTTGACGGTGTGCGGCCGCGTCGGATTGGTCGATGACGGAAGCACATTCGGGTAGGCCGCGACGGTGATGATGTCCGGTGCGTGGCCGCCGCCTGCGCCCTCGGTGTGATAGGCGTGGATGCCACGCCCCGCGATCGCACCGAGCGTCGACTCGACGAATCCTGCCTCGTTGAGGGTGTCCGAATGCAGTGCGACCTGGACACCGGTCTGGTCGGCGACGCGCAGACATGCGTCGATCGCGGCCGGGGTGCTCCCCCAGTCCTCGTGCAGCTTGAAACCCGATGCGCCGGCCCGGATCTGCTCGTGCATGGACTCGGCGCTGACGGTGTTGCCCTTGCCGAGCAGGGCGATGTTCATCGGCCAGTGATCGGTGGCGGCGAGTATCGATGCGAGGTGCCACGCACCGGGGGTCACGGTGGTGGCCTTGCTGCCCTCCGCCGGCCCGGTGCCGCCACCGATGAGCGTGGTGATCCCGTTGCCGAGCGCCTCGTCCATGATCTGCGGGCAGATGAAATGGACGTGACAGTCGATGGCGCCTGCGGTGACGATCTTGCCGTTGCCCGCGATGATCTCCGTCGACGGCCCGATCACCAGATCGGGGTGGACGCCGTCCATGGTGTCGGGATTGCCCGCCTTGCCCAACGCGACGATGCGGCCGTTTCGAATACCGAGGTCCGCCTTGATGATTCCCCAATGATCCAGGACCACCACGCCGGTGATGACGGTGTCGGGGGTACCGTCGGCGCGGGTGGCCCGACTCTGCCCCATCGACTCGCGGATCACCTTGCCGCCGCCGAAGACCGCCTCCTCACCGGCACGGCCCGGCCCACCGGCGAGGTCGTCGGTGACCTCGATGAGCAGATCGGTGTCGGCGAGCCGGATCAGGTCACCGGTTGTCGGACCGAACAACTGCGCATAACGATCGCGCCCCAGGATGGCCATGACTCACTCGCTCTCTGCGGTGTCGCGCGCCTGTACCGGACCACATCGGCCGGGCGGATCCAGCGAGATGCCGTACACCTCACGGGTGCCGCCGAGCGGGACCAGCGTCACCGCCATCTCGATGCCCGGCTCGAAACGAACCGCGGTGCCGGCCGGGATGTCGAGGCGACGACCGTGCGCGGCGGCACGATCGAACTCGAGCGCGGGGTTCGACTGCGGGAAGTGGACATGACTGCCGACCTGCACGGGCCGGTCACCGGAATTGACCACGGCCAGCTCGACGGTGTCGGCGCCGGCGTTCAACTCGATGGTCCCCTCGGCGGGGATCACCTCACCGGGGACGAGCGACGATCGCGGGCCGGTGGACGGCATACCCGACATCTCGGTCCTCTCTGATGACATGCGGTGCGTCGGCACGGCGGGGATGGGTCGGGGGACGAGGAGGACGGTGGTGCAGTTCGCCGGAGTCGATCGGGCTCACGCGATCGGATCGTGCACGGTCACCAGTTTGGTGCCGTCGGGGAACGTCGCCTCGACCTGCACGTCGGGCAGCATCTCCGGGACGCCGTCCATGACGTCGTCGCGGCCGAGCACCTCACGCCCCGAGGTCATCAACTCCGCGACGGACCTCCCGTCCCGCGCCCCCTCGAGGACGTGGTCGGTGATCAGCGCGATCGACTCCGGATGGTTGAGCTTGAGTCCGCGCGCCTGCCGCCGCCGGGCGAGTTCGGCCGCGTAGGAGATCAACAGCCGTTCTTGTTCATGGGGCGACAATCGCACCGGTATCGCTCCTCGAGGATGTGGTCGGCCGGACGGTCGGTCGGATGGACGCCGCCGTTGAGTCGGTGTCATCCTGCCACGACATCTCAGCCGCGGCTCGGCAACCTCCCCGGCCCTACCATCCGCTCCCGCGCGGCGTGGCCGGTCGGTGAGACCGCCACCGCACGAAGAGAGTTCGACGAGCCGGCCGGCGGTGTTCGGAGCGTGCGAGTCCTGCCCCAAAGACCGTGGGCGTCAGCGACTTTCCGGCTCCGCGCTCACGTGGCGTCGATGTTCTGCAGCCGCACCTGGGTTTTGGCGAGCAACTTGCCGTCCTGTTCGACCATGTCGACGGCCCACAGCTGCTGGCGACGTCCGCGGTGGATCGGCGTCGAGGTGGCGGTGACGGTGCCCGAGCCGACCGAACGCAGGAAGTCGGTGTTGTTGTTGACGCCGACGGCGGTCCCACCGATGCCGGTGTCCTGCAACCACAGGAACGCACTCATGCTCGCGACACTCTCACCGATCGCGCAGTAGACGCCACCGTGGACGATGCCGAAGGGCTGGTGATGCCTCTCGGTGATGGTCATCGTGGCCACGATCCGATCGGGCCCGGCTTCGACGACCTCGAGACCGAGGACCCCGTCGAGCCCCTTGCCGACTGAGCCCGCGAAGATCTCGTCCGTGTTGTTCGCTGTCATGCGCTCAACAGTGACATATGGGGTCGACAGCGGCAGACGGGGTCGACAGCGGTATGGGGGATGACGGCAGGGTGTCGCCGCAATCGGCGGCGCCGGCCGGGAGCGGGAACTTTGAGGCCCGGTTCCGCCGTTGTGTGTCTCGAGGGGTCGAGAGACCGGAAGACCCCGCACCTCAGGTGAGATGCGGGGCCCTCCGCGGCGTGGACCGGGGGTCTCTGCAGCCCTCAGGACTCTCGCTCGGTCCGACGTGAGACTTAATGTAGGCTAGCCTTACCAACATGTCAAGCGCAGCGAGGAAAGACCACGTGGGAGCCGGGTTCGGTTGCTCCGAGGCCGCAATTCACAACTGGCCGGACCCAACCGGGGAGCCGACCGACAATCTGGGAGGCACAGCAGTAAAATGCGAAAGATGAATGGGCTGGGTGACCTCGAGCGAGCTGTGATGGACACACTGTGGGCGAGTTCCTCCCCGCAGACGGTCCGGCAGGTCCACGCCGAGCTGTCTCGCGATCGGTCGCTCGCCTACACGACGGTCATGACGGTGCTGCAACGGCTCGCCAAGAAGAATCTCGTCACCCAGATCCGTGACGACCGCGCACACAAGTACGTGCCCACGCATCCGCGCGAGGACCTCGTCGCCAGCCTGATGGTGGACGCCCTCAGCGAGGCCGATGCTCCGGGATCGCGGCACGCGGCACTCGTGTCGTTCGTCGGACGTGTCGGGGCCGACGAGGCCGCCGCCCTCCGTTCAGCCCTCGATGAACTCGAAGCCGCGCGAGGAACGGCCGAGACCGGTTAGATTCGCGGCGTACACCCACCAGCCCGGCTTTGAGGAAATCACCAGATGACCGCCTTGCTCTTCGGCATCGTCAGCCTGGTGCTCGCCGGCCCCGCACCCGAGGCACTGTCACGGGCACGATGGCCCATCCGAGCGCCACGCGCGGCGATGACGCTGTGGCAGGCCATCGCGCTGGCCGCCGTGTTGTCGGCGTTCAGCTGCGGCCTCGCGATCGCGGCGAACATCCTCACCATCGGCGCCGACGGCAAACCCACCACCCATCCGCTGCGTGAGATCGAACGCCTCGGACTCCCGCTGTGGCTCGTCTGCGTCGGCGTGTTCATCCTCACCCTGTTGGTCGGCGCCCGGCTGTTCTTCACCGTCATCCGCGTCGGCCTGCGCACCCGGGCTCGCCGCAAGGCCCACCGCCAGCTCATCGACATCCTCGATCGGTGCGACCGCACCGCCGACGCCGACGACCCGCTCTACGCACGAGACGTCCGCATGATCGACGTCGAACAACCACTCGCCTACTGCCTGCCCGGCCTGCGTCAGCGGGTCGTCGTGAGCGAGGGCGTGGTGCAGCGCCTCACCCGCGACGAACTCGTCGCGGTGATCGCACACGAACGCGCCCACCTGCGCGCCCGGCACGATCTCGTCCTCGAGGCCTTCATCGCACTGCACGAGGCCTTCCCGCGGTTCGTCCGCTCCAGCTCGGCGCTCGGCGCCACCGAGTTGCTGGTCGAGGCGCTCGCCGACGACCAGGCCGTTCGCGCCACCGCCCCCACGACCCTGGGTCGTGCGCTCGTGGCGTGCGCGGACGCTGTCGCGCCGCGCGGCGCGATGGCCGTCGGCGGCCCCACCACGCTGACCCGTGTGCACCGGCTGCGCGACGACCGCCCCACCCGCGGCATCGCCGTCGGCGCCTATTGCGCGGCCGCCGCCATCCTCGTGCTGCCGACTCTCGCGGTCGCCGTCCCGTGGCTGACCGAACTCAACCGCCTGATGTCGGCGTTCTAGGGCGACGCAGCCCACTCCCCGGGCCGCACACCGTTTTTGCTCACACTTCGAGGCCGATCACCGGGTCGGACACGAAGGCAATAGGCTGTCGGCATGAACAACGACGCATCGGCACCATCCGCGAAGGCCCAGATCGGCGTCACCGGTCTGGCAGTCATGGGTTCGAACATCGCACGCAACTTCGCCCGCAACGGGTACACGGTCGCGCTGCACAACCGCAGCATCGCCAAGACCGATGCGCTGCTCGAAAACCACGGCGGCGACGGGAACTTCATCCGCACCGAGACCGTGGCCGAGTTCGTCGCCGCTCTCGAGCGCCCGCGCCGGGTGCTGATCATGGTCAAGGCCGGCGATGCGACCGACGCCGTGATCGAGGAACTCGCCGACGCGATGGAGCCCGGCGACATCATCATCGACGGCGGCAATGCGCTCTACACCGACACCATTCGTCGTGAGGCCGCCATGTCGGCCCGCGGACTCAACTTCGTCGGCGCCGGCATCTCCGGCGGTGAGGAAGGCGCACTCAACGGTCCGTCGATCATGCCCGGTGGCCCCGTCGAGTCCTACGAGTCACTCGGTCCCATGCTCGAGTCGATCGCCGCACAGGTCGACGGCGAGCCCTGCTGCACCCACATCGGCCCGGACGGCAGCGGCCACTTCGTGAAGATGGTGCACAACGGCATCGAGTATGCCGACATGCAGCTCATCGGCGAGGCCTACGACCTCATGCGCAAGGCCCTCGACATGCCTGTCGCCGAGATCGCCGACGTCTTCCGTGCGTGGAACAGCACCGAACTCGAGAGCTACCTCGTCGAGATCACCGCCGATGTTCTCAGCCAGGTCGACGCCGAGACCGGCAAGCCGCTCGTCGACGTGATCGTCGACGCCGCGGGCCAGAAGGGCACCGGCCGCTGGACCGTGAAGTCCGCACTGGATCTGGGCATCCCGACCACCGGTATCGCCGAGGCGGTCTTCGCGCGTGCGCTGTCGAGTTCGACCGATCAGCGTCTCGCGGCCCGCGGACTGTCGTCGGGCACCCTCGGTTCCGCCCCGGCCGACCGGGAGACCTTCATCAACGACATCAAGACCGCGCTCTACGCCTCGAAGGTCGTCGCGTACGCCCAGGGCTTCGATCAGATCGCCGCGGGCAGCGCGGAGTACGGCTGGGATGTCGATCGCGGCGCCCTGGCCACCATCTGGCGCGGCGGCTGCATCATCCGCGCGCAGTTCCTCAACCGCATCCGCGAGGCCTACCACGAGGATCCGGCCCTGCCGAGCCTGTTGCTGGCCCCCTACTTCCGCGACGCGGTCGAGGTCGGCATCGACAGCTGGCGCCGCGTGGTGTCGACCGCGACACTCCTGGGTATCCCGGTGCCCGCGTTCGCGTCGTCGCTGTCCTACTACGACGGTCTTCGGGCCGAGCGTCTCCCGGCTGCCCTCACCCAGGGTCTGCGCGACTTCTTCGGCGCGCACACCTACCAGCGTGTCGACAAGGAGGGCACCTTCCACACGCTGTGGAGCGGTGACCGCTCCGAAGTGACCGAATAGGAGCCAGACAACCCCAGTGCGATTCATCGAGGGCCACCGGCCGACCCACGACCTCACCTACGACGATCTGTTCATCGTCCCGGCCAGGTCGGATGTCAGTTCGCGATTCGATGTCGACCTGTCGACATCGGACGGCACCGGCACGACCATCCCGCTCGTCGTGGCGAACATGACGGCGGTCGCCGGTAAACGCATGGCCGAGACGGTCGCCCGCCGCGGTGGGCTGGTGGTCCTCCCCCAGGACCTGCCCATCGAGGTCGTCGCCGCGTCGATCGCCTATGTGAAGTCCCGGCATCTGGTGGCCGACACCCCGGTGACGCTCACCCCGTCGGACTCGGTCACCGACGCGGTCGCCCTGATCCCGAAGCGGTCCCACGGCGCGGCGGTGGTCGTCTCCGACGGCCGTCCCGTCGGGATCGTCACCGACAAGCGCTGCCGTGACGTCGACCGGTTCGCCCGGGTCCGCGAGGTCCTCGACCCGGACATCGTCGTCCTGCCCATCGACACCCCGCCGCGGGAGGTGTTCGACGCGCTCGGCGACCTGCACCTCGGGCTGGCCGTGCTCGTCGACGCCGACGGCCGGCTCGCCGGGGTGCTCAACCGTGTCGGCGCTCTGCGGCATGCGATCTACCGGCCGAACGTCGACGACTCCGGCTCGCTGCGCATCGCCGCGGCCGTCGGCATCAACGGCGACGTGGCGGGCAAGGCCCGCGCGCTGGTCGCCGCCGGCGCCGACCTGCTGGTCATCGACACCGCACACGGCCACCAGGAGAAGATGATCGCCGCACTGTCATCGGTCGCCGAATCGGGACTCGGTGTACCCATCGCCGCGGGCAACGTGGTCTCGGCCGAGGGCACCCTGGACCTGATCGCCGCCGGGGCGACGATCGTGAAGGTCGGCGTCGGGCCGGGCGCGATGTGCACGACCCGCATGATGACCGGAGTCGGCCGACCGCAGTTCTCCGCGGTCGCCGAATGCGCGGCGGTCGCCGCCGGGCACGGTGCCGCGGTGTGGGCCGACGGCGGTGTGCGCCATCCCCGCGACGTCGCGCTCGCGTTGGCCGCCGGGGCGTCGAATGTGATGGTCGGGTCGTGGTTCGCGGGCACCCACGAGTCGCCCGGCGATCTCCTCGAAGACGCGCACGGCCCGTACAAGGTCAGTTTCGGGATGGCCTCCAAGCGTGCGGTCGCCGCCCGGTCCAGCGGTGACAGCACCTACGACCGCGCCCGCAAGAGCCTGTTCGAGGAGGGCATCTCGAGTTCGCGGATCCGCCTGGACCCCGAACGGCCCGGTGTCGAAGACCTCATCGACCACATCTGCGCGGGTGTTCGCAGCACCGCGACCTACACCGGGGCCCGAACTCTGCGGGAACTGCACGACAAGGTCGTGTTGGGTATCCAGTCCCCTGCCGGTTTCGCCGAAGGTCGCCCGCTGCCGGGCGGGTGGTGACGTGGAGATCCTGCTGCTGGTCGCCGGCCTCGTCGGTTTCGTCGCACTGACGCTGGGCACCGCGCTGTTCGTCGCGGCCGAGTTCTCGTTGACCGCGCTCGAGCGGTCCACCATCACCGCCGACGTCTCCCACCGGGGCGACCGGCGCGCCCGCATGGTGCAGCGCGCGCACTCCACCCTGTCGTTCCAGCTCTCGGGCGCCCAGCTCGGTATCACCATCACCACGCTGATCACCGGCTACATCGCCGAGCCGGTCCTGGCCCGCATCATCAAACCGCCGCTGGCCGCTGTGGGTGTCAGCGAATCGGTGGCCTCGGCGACCTCGCTGATCCTCGCGCTCGTGATCGCGACCTCGCTGTCGATGGTCCTGGGCGAGCTGATCCCCAAGAACCTCGCGATCGCGCGACCGCTGGCGGTGGCGCGTGCGACGGCCGGACCGATGACGGTGTTCTCCGCGGTGTTCCGCTGGGCGATCAACGGGCTCAACGGGTCCGCGAACTGGATCGTGCGCCGGTTCGGGATCGAACCCACCGACGAGCTCGCCTCGGCCCGCTCACCGCAGGAACTGGTGTCCCTGGTGCGCAACTCGGCCAGACGCGGCGCCCTCGACGAACAGACCGCGACGCTCGTGGACCGTTCGCTGCGATTCGGTGAACTGACCGCGGAGGACCTGATGACCCCGCGCGTCACCATCGACTGTCTCGACCGCGCCGACACCGTGCGCGATCTGGTGATGGCGTCGTCGCGGACAGGCCACTCCCGGTTCCCGGTCGTCACCGACGGCGACCTCGACGACCTCGTCGGCGTCGTGCACATCAAACAGGCGTTCACCGTCGCGCCGGAGAAGCAGGCCATCACCTCGGTCACGTCGATCGCGCGGCCGGTGCCCCGGGTACCGGCCAGCCTCGACGGTGATGCGCTGATGGAACGCATCCGCGCCGACGGCATGGAACTGTGTGTCGTGATCGACGAGTACGGCGGCACCGCGGGCATCGTCACCACCGAGGACCTCATCGAGGAGATCCTCGGCGACGTCACCGACGAACACGACGACGAACGCGCCGATGTCGCCGTGGACGGCAACGGCTACCTGTGCGCCGGGCTGCTGCGCATCGACGAGTTGTACGACGCGATCGGATATCACGCTCCCGACGGTCCGTACGACACGCTCGGTGGACTCGTGATGTATTGCCTGGGTCGCATCCCGGTCGTCGACGACACGGTCGACCTGCCTCGGCGGTCTCCCGTCAGCGACTCCGACGACGACACCCCGGAATCTCCGGACGATCTTCCCGAAATCACCTGGCGGGCGACGGTCGCGCAGATGGACGGTCGCCGCGTCGATGTGGTTTCGCTCCGCCCGGCACCCGACGGTGGACCACCCCCGCAGGTCGCGACATCGGACACCGGCGCGACCGAACCGGACGGGCCGCGCGCGTCCGGAGAGTCGGGAGCCGATCGTGGGTGAT
It contains:
- a CDS encoding urease accessory protein UreD: MRTEVEIVATLDRGVRHSATGGLAVRVTAPGVVQLIGTAATPLGGDEIAVRIRVEPGAELTVGSVAAMIALPARGRPDSAARWDVEVGDGGRLRLDPQPTVVAGGAVHTSDIVARIHPDATLALHEHIQIGRSSTMTDMAVKDRAGEWTGGLRVEVGERVVLAHRVALGARTPAGACGHRAMSSVFRYPDRRPEEVHPTDFAARLRLAGDASLTSSLGASVATTRRLADGLDLLATPNGR
- the ureG gene encoding urease accessory protein UreG, with amino-acid sequence MPPHLIDGQPHTHDHNRPRRRREPGEALRIGVGGPVGSGKTALVAALCRQLRNELSVAVLTNDIYTTEDADFLRRNAVLPDERITAVQTGGCPHTAIRDDITANLDAIDDLVDANPPLDLILVESGGDNLTATFSTGLIDVQIFVIDVAGGDKVPRKGGPGVTFSDLLVINKTDLAERVSADLDVMRRDAERVRDGRPTAMISLTDDPAATDVLAWVRAQLAAPAVTG
- a CDS encoding urease accessory protein UreF, producing the protein MRPAESTAGNHAPLAMMLSLADSRLPVGGHVHSGGVEQAIADGFIRSAGDLAGYLYRRVTTSGLVAASVAAAVADGVLDVGPAQDEMDARTPSAAARKASLAQGRGMLRLARRMWADLDWSAHRPTTHLPVISGAIGAASSLSGFHTALVLVYTTMSGSATAGQRLLALDPADVAIMIAELGTECERVAAEAAVGLADLSDPILDIFAERHERQPMPLFMS
- a CDS encoding urease subunit alpha, whose translation is MAILGRDRYAQLFGPTTGDLIRLADTDLLIEVTDDLAGGPGRAGEEAVFGGGKVIRESMGQSRATRADGTPDTVITGVVVLDHWGIIKADLGIRNGRIVALGKAGNPDTMDGVHPDLVIGPSTEIIAGNGKIVTAGAIDCHVHFICPQIMDEALGNGITTLIGGGTGPAEGSKATTVTPGAWHLASILAATDHWPMNIALLGKGNTVSAESMHEQIRAGASGFKLHEDWGSTPAAIDACLRVADQTGVQVALHSDTLNEAGFVESTLGAIAGRGIHAYHTEGAGGGHAPDIITVAAYPNVLPSSTNPTRPHTVNTLDEHLDMLMVCHHLNPTVPEDLAFAESRIRPSTIAAEDLLHDLGAISMIGSDSQAMGRIGEVVLRTWQTAHVMKRKRGSLPGDGRADNNRARRYVAKYTICPAVAHGFDDEIGSIEVGKLADLVLWDPVFFGVRPDLVIKGGAIAWAAMGDANASIPTPQPVLPRPMFGSAPKLAAATSVSFVAPGADDDLAGRIGVDRRLVAVKNTRGVGKADMVNNDACPTIEVDPDTFTVKVDGEVWESDPVAELPMAQRYFLF
- a CDS encoding urease subunit beta, which encodes MSGMPSTGPRSSLVPGEVIPAEGTIELNAGADTVELAVVNSGDRPVQVGSHVHFPQSNPALEFDRAAAHGRRLDIPAGTAVRFEPGIEMAVTLVPLGGTREVYGISLDPPGRCGPVQARDTAESE
- a CDS encoding urease subunit gamma — encoded protein: MRLSPHEQERLLISYAAELARRRQARGLKLNHPESIALITDHVLEGARDGRSVAELMTSGREVLGRDDVMDGVPEMLPDVQVEATFPDGTKLVTVHDPIA
- a CDS encoding PaaI family thioesterase, giving the protein MTANNTDEIFAGSVGKGLDGVLGLEVVEAGPDRIVATMTITERHHQPFGIVHGGVYCAIGESVASMSAFLWLQDTGIGGTAVGVNNNTDFLRSVGSGTVTATSTPIHRGRRQQLWAVDMVEQDGKLLAKTQVRLQNIDAT
- a CDS encoding BlaI/MecI/CopY family transcriptional regulator; this encodes MRKMNGLGDLERAVMDTLWASSSPQTVRQVHAELSRDRSLAYTTVMTVLQRLAKKNLVTQIRDDRAHKYVPTHPREDLVASLMVDALSEADAPGSRHAALVSFVGRVGADEAAALRSALDELEAARGTAETG
- a CDS encoding M56 family metallopeptidase; its protein translation is MTALLFGIVSLVLAGPAPEALSRARWPIRAPRAAMTLWQAIALAAVLSAFSCGLAIAANILTIGADGKPTTHPLREIERLGLPLWLVCVGVFILTLLVGARLFFTVIRVGLRTRARRKAHRQLIDILDRCDRTADADDPLYARDVRMIDVEQPLAYCLPGLRQRVVVSEGVVQRLTRDELVAVIAHERAHLRARHDLVLEAFIALHEAFPRFVRSSSALGATELLVEALADDQAVRATAPTTLGRALVACADAVAPRGAMAVGGPTTLTRVHRLRDDRPTRGIAVGAYCAAAAILVLPTLAVAVPWLTELNRLMSAF
- the gndA gene encoding NADP-dependent phosphogluconate dehydrogenase, whose translation is MNNDASAPSAKAQIGVTGLAVMGSNIARNFARNGYTVALHNRSIAKTDALLENHGGDGNFIRTETVAEFVAALERPRRVLIMVKAGDATDAVIEELADAMEPGDIIIDGGNALYTDTIRREAAMSARGLNFVGAGISGGEEGALNGPSIMPGGPVESYESLGPMLESIAAQVDGEPCCTHIGPDGSGHFVKMVHNGIEYADMQLIGEAYDLMRKALDMPVAEIADVFRAWNSTELESYLVEITADVLSQVDAETGKPLVDVIVDAAGQKGTGRWTVKSALDLGIPTTGIAEAVFARALSSSTDQRLAARGLSSGTLGSAPADRETFINDIKTALYASKVVAYAQGFDQIAAGSAEYGWDVDRGALATIWRGGCIIRAQFLNRIREAYHEDPALPSLLLAPYFRDAVEVGIDSWRRVVSTATLLGIPVPAFASSLSYYDGLRAERLPAALTQGLRDFFGAHTYQRVDKEGTFHTLWSGDRSEVTE
- a CDS encoding GuaB1 family IMP dehydrogenase-related protein, with amino-acid sequence MRFIEGHRPTHDLTYDDLFIVPARSDVSSRFDVDLSTSDGTGTTIPLVVANMTAVAGKRMAETVARRGGLVVLPQDLPIEVVAASIAYVKSRHLVADTPVTLTPSDSVTDAVALIPKRSHGAAVVVSDGRPVGIVTDKRCRDVDRFARVREVLDPDIVVLPIDTPPREVFDALGDLHLGLAVLVDADGRLAGVLNRVGALRHAIYRPNVDDSGSLRIAAAVGINGDVAGKARALVAAGADLLVIDTAHGHQEKMIAALSSVAESGLGVPIAAGNVVSAEGTLDLIAAGATIVKVGVGPGAMCTTRMMTGVGRPQFSAVAECAAVAAGHGAAVWADGGVRHPRDVALALAAGASNVMVGSWFAGTHESPGDLLEDAHGPYKVSFGMASKRAVAARSSGDSTYDRARKSLFEEGISSSRIRLDPERPGVEDLIDHICAGVRSTATYTGARTLRELHDKVVLGIQSPAGFAEGRPLPGGW
- a CDS encoding hemolysin family protein, giving the protein MEILLLVAGLVGFVALTLGTALFVAAEFSLTALERSTITADVSHRGDRRARMVQRAHSTLSFQLSGAQLGITITTLITGYIAEPVLARIIKPPLAAVGVSESVASATSLILALVIATSLSMVLGELIPKNLAIARPLAVARATAGPMTVFSAVFRWAINGLNGSANWIVRRFGIEPTDELASARSPQELVSLVRNSARRGALDEQTATLVDRSLRFGELTAEDLMTPRVTIDCLDRADTVRDLVMASSRTGHSRFPVVTDGDLDDLVGVVHIKQAFTVAPEKQAITSVTSIARPVPRVPASLDGDALMERIRADGMELCVVIDEYGGTAGIVTTEDLIEEILGDVTDEHDDERADVAVDGNGYLCAGLLRIDELYDAIGYHAPDGPYDTLGGLVMYCLGRIPVVDDTVDLPRRSPVSDSDDDTPESPDDLPEITWRATVAQMDGRRVDVVSLRPAPDGGPPPQVATSDTGATEPDGPRASGESGADRG